The following are encoded in a window of Terriglobia bacterium genomic DNA:
- the rnc gene encoding ribonuclease III, with product MMKARDISALEEVLGHHFSRPELLQQALTHSSHAREAESRNGGEPNFVPDNEQLEFLGDAVLGFVTSQELFQRFPEFSEGELSKLRAYLVSEKHLVRPAKLLQIGRYLRLGRGEEKSGGRTKTALLVDALEALVAALYLDAGLEKTRALILDKVLDPELRRMTEGSGDGDVLPVTDFKSALQETAHSLGWTQPAYVLVKERGPEHQKTFTVEARVRTQGNDSEPEYTARGEGQTKKQAEQVAARKALEYLRNLDSPNPKSRTRSH from the coding sequence ATGATGAAAGCGCGAGACATCAGCGCACTGGAAGAAGTTCTGGGCCACCATTTTTCGCGTCCGGAACTTTTGCAGCAGGCGCTGACCCACAGTTCGCACGCCCGCGAGGCGGAGTCCAGGAACGGCGGCGAACCGAATTTCGTACCGGATAATGAGCAGCTTGAGTTTTTGGGGGACGCCGTACTCGGATTCGTCACCAGCCAGGAGCTGTTCCAGCGTTTCCCCGAGTTCAGCGAAGGCGAACTCTCGAAGCTGCGCGCCTACCTGGTGAGCGAGAAGCACCTGGTGCGCCCGGCGAAGCTGCTGCAAATCGGCCGCTATCTCCGGCTCGGACGCGGGGAGGAAAAAAGCGGCGGGCGCACCAAGACTGCGCTGCTGGTGGATGCGCTGGAGGCGCTGGTGGCGGCTCTGTACCTGGACGCCGGCTTGGAGAAAACCCGCGCCCTCATCCTGGACAAGGTGCTGGACCCGGAACTGCGGCGGATGACGGAGGGCAGCGGCGATGGCGACGTTCTGCCGGTTACCGATTTCAAGTCGGCGCTGCAGGAGACGGCACATTCGCTGGGCTGGACCCAACCCGCCTACGTGCTGGTGAAGGAGCGCGGGCCGGAACATCAGAAGACGTTCACGGTGGAAGCACGTGTCCGCACCCAGGGGAACGACTCCGAGCCGGAATACACCGCCCGCGGTGAGGGTCAGACCAAGAAACAGGCCGAACAAGTCGCGGCCAGGAAGGCACTGGAGTACTTACGGAATCTGGACAGCCCCAACCCGAAATCGCGCACTCGGAGCCATTGA
- the lepB gene encoding signal peptidase I, with protein MPAESSARQQRAPHLRGGWLSSAQSLAGTIVIAIFVITFIVQAFQIPSESMEDTLLIGDYLLVDKVHYARPGGWAKLLPYSDIRRGEIIVFRYPVHPSQHFVKRVIALPGDHVRMVNKQVWVNGQAVAEKYAVFRSPVRDYYRDDFPDLNYLSANVEARWWLKLRALVHGGELVVPPDQYFVLGDNRDESLDSRYWGLVPRQNIIGRPLLIYWSFRNPEPSVGPRAEDGKLSRLAYMITHLMQETRWDRAFRVVR; from the coding sequence GTGCCGGCAGAAAGCTCTGCCCGGCAGCAGCGCGCGCCGCATCTGCGCGGCGGGTGGCTGTCGTCGGCGCAGTCCCTGGCCGGCACGATCGTGATCGCGATCTTCGTCATCACATTCATCGTGCAGGCGTTCCAGATTCCCTCTGAGTCGATGGAGGACACGCTGCTCATCGGCGACTACCTGCTGGTGGACAAAGTGCACTACGCCAGGCCCGGCGGCTGGGCCAAACTGCTGCCCTACTCCGATATCCGGCGCGGAGAGATCATCGTCTTCCGCTACCCCGTGCACCCGTCGCAGCACTTCGTGAAGCGGGTCATTGCCCTGCCCGGCGACCACGTCCGCATGGTCAACAAGCAGGTCTGGGTCAACGGCCAAGCGGTGGCGGAGAAGTATGCCGTGTTCCGCTCGCCGGTGCGCGATTACTATCGCGACGATTTCCCCGATCTGAACTACCTCTCGGCGAACGTAGAGGCGCGCTGGTGGCTGAAGTTGCGCGCGCTGGTCCACGGCGGCGAGCTGGTGGTCCCGCCCGACCAGTACTTCGTGCTCGGCGATAACCGCGATGAGAGCCTCGACAGCCGCTATTGGGGATTGGTGCCGCGCCAGAACATCATCGGCCGCCCGCTGCTCATCTACTGGTCGTTCCGGAATCCGGAGCCGTCTGTAGGGCCGCGCGCCGAGGATGGTAAACTCAGTCGCCTGGCATACATGATCACGCATCTGATGCAGGAGACGCGCTGGGACCGCGCCTTTCGCGTGGTGCGCTGA
- the lepB gene encoding signal peptidase I, giving the protein MALVLAVGLFIITFCLQAFEIPSSSMENTLLIGDHVFVDRDTMGPKTRWMPLIPYHQVKDQDIVVFLSPAEPGLYVVKRIIGQPGDRIHLKDGAVYRNGEKLNEPYVLHNGSYNAYRDNFPAIPPGDGNSVTPEWHLTMNNYLEKGELVVPPNSYFAMGDNRDVSYDGRYWGFIPRANIVGRPMFIYWSFETPPGQYLKTSIGDRLAFMGKVVIHFFTETRWRRMLHLVR; this is encoded by the coding sequence ATGGCGCTGGTGCTGGCCGTCGGGCTGTTTATCATCACCTTCTGCCTGCAGGCGTTCGAGATTCCCTCCAGCTCGATGGAAAACACGCTGCTGATCGGCGATCACGTTTTCGTGGACCGCGACACCATGGGCCCGAAAACGCGCTGGATGCCGCTCATCCCGTATCACCAGGTCAAGGACCAGGACATCGTCGTCTTTCTCTCGCCCGCCGAGCCCGGCCTGTACGTGGTGAAGCGCATTATCGGCCAACCGGGCGACCGCATTCATCTGAAGGACGGCGCGGTCTACCGCAACGGCGAGAAGCTGAACGAGCCTTACGTTTTGCACAACGGGAGTTACAACGCGTATCGCGACAACTTCCCGGCGATCCCTCCCGGAGATGGCAACAGCGTTACGCCCGAGTGGCACCTCACGATGAACAACTACCTCGAGAAGGGCGAGTTGGTGGTGCCGCCGAACAGCTACTTCGCGATGGGCGACAATCGTGACGTCAGCTACGACGGCCGCTACTGGGGGTTTATCCCGCGGGCAAACATCGTCGGGCGCCCGATGTTCATTTACTGGTCGTTCGAGACTCCGCCCGGACAGTACCTGAAAACCAGCATCGGCGACCGGCTGGCCTTCATGGGCAAGGTTGTCATTCACTTCTTCACCGAAACCCGCTGGCGGCGCATGCTGCACCTGGTGCGCTGA
- a CDS encoding AsmA family protein, protein MSRYLNRRTILGLTLVLILGTFLPPLINFSRFRFRVADALGSALGRSVSVGAVHLRLFPRPGLDIEKLVVQDDPAFSAEPLLHADEVTAALRLTSLWRGRLEIASLSLSYPSLNLVRAPNGHWNLEPLLERARQIPTAPTPLRSPEARPRFPYLEAKGGRINLKIGQEKTVYALSEANFALSLPSENLWQLRLTARPMRTDANLGDTGSVRISGSIQRGSTLADTPLDLRVALDGAQLGQLTTLLYGRDRGWRGSVKVSATLRGTPAALNIAGDAAVDDFRRYDIATSGSLRLAAHCTGAFSTSTQRFTGVVCQAPVGGGAVVVRGTVDGILPVRGYALSVTAKDLPAASVLALSRRMKKDLPDDLQASGSVNTVFDLQPNAWTGSGTTSGVRLSSKLMSAPLELGRVELVLGVPPPPHGRHSAPSLPQIPMLRVSQFPLDLGGASPAKVQAWMSHDAYSIDLQGDTRINRVLELAHAFGVRAPQAAITGLATTDLHVAGNWTGFAAPVVTGDLHLHSVTAKIPGIAAPLQITTAALHLAPDVAAVYDLAASFSGTHLSFTGSMQMPKDCPANPCPIAFQLRADRLSTDELNSVMNPRALKRPWYDILRASPQPSMLPKLSAAGTVSAARLEVKSLAAKRASGNVRLEAGVLTVTHLRAEVLGGSATGEFRGDFTGAEPAYTINGSLQQASMAAVAALMRDAWATGKANATYRITASGWDAAQLRVSASGSLLFDWRDGTLAHVALNGLPAPLQVRQFHGELAVAAGQLTFKPSKMETPGGIYVVSGTASFDRQLGLRLMRGKTEGFDITGTVENPQVTPAALPTTQAAAIKP, encoded by the coding sequence ATGTCGCGCTACCTCAACCGGCGAACCATCCTGGGCCTGACGCTGGTCCTGATTCTCGGCACATTCCTGCCGCCGCTGATCAACTTCAGCCGCTTTCGTTTTCGTGTCGCCGACGCGCTTGGCAGCGCCCTGGGACGGAGCGTGAGCGTCGGCGCGGTGCACCTGCGGCTGTTCCCGCGCCCGGGGCTCGATATCGAGAAGCTGGTGGTGCAAGATGATCCGGCATTCAGCGCGGAACCGCTGCTGCACGCCGACGAGGTCACAGCCGCGCTGCGCCTGACCTCGTTATGGCGCGGGCGGCTGGAGATCGCCAGCCTCAGCCTGTCGTATCCAAGCCTGAACCTGGTGCGCGCGCCCAATGGCCACTGGAACCTGGAGCCGCTGCTGGAACGCGCGCGCCAGATTCCGACCGCGCCCACTCCCCTGCGCAGCCCGGAGGCGCGACCGCGATTTCCCTACCTGGAAGCCAAGGGCGGGCGGATTAACCTGAAAATCGGGCAGGAAAAAACGGTGTACGCGCTCAGCGAGGCGAATTTCGCGCTCTCGCTGCCCTCGGAGAACCTGTGGCAGCTTCGCTTGACGGCGCGTCCCATGCGGACCGACGCCAACCTCGGCGATACCGGCAGCGTCAGGATTTCCGGAAGCATCCAGCGTGGCTCGACCTTGGCCGATACGCCGCTCGACCTGCGGGTGGCGCTCGATGGCGCGCAACTGGGCCAGCTCACGACGCTGCTCTATGGCCGTGACCGCGGCTGGCGCGGAAGCGTGAAAGTGTCGGCCACGCTGCGCGGCACGCCGGCCGCGTTGAACATCGCCGGCGACGCCGCGGTGGATGATTTTCGCCGTTATGACATCGCGACCAGCGGCTCGCTGCGGCTGGCGGCGCACTGCACCGGAGCATTCAGCACCAGCACGCAGCGATTCACCGGCGTCGTCTGTCAGGCGCCGGTCGGTGGCGGGGCGGTGGTGGTGCGCGGTACGGTGGATGGCATTCTGCCGGTGCGGGGGTATGCGTTGTCGGTGACCGCCAAGGACCTGCCGGCCGCGAGCGTGCTCGCCCTGTCCCGGCGCATGAAGAAAGACCTGCCCGACGACTTGCAGGCCAGCGGTTCGGTGAACACCGTGTTTGATCTGCAGCCGAATGCCTGGACGGGAAGCGGTACGACCTCGGGCGTGCGCCTGAGCTCAAAGTTGATGAGCGCGCCGTTGGAGCTGGGCCGGGTTGAGTTGGTGCTGGGCGTTCCGCCACCGCCGCACGGCAGGCACAGTGCGCCAAGTCTGCCGCAAATTCCCATGCTCCGCGTCAGCCAGTTTCCGCTGGATCTGGGCGGCGCCTCGCCGGCCAAGGTGCAGGCATGGATGAGCCACGATGCCTACAGCATCGATCTGCAGGGCGACACGCGCATCAACCGCGTGCTGGAACTGGCGCATGCCTTCGGGGTACGCGCGCCGCAAGCGGCCATTACCGGCCTGGCCACGACCGATCTCCACGTCGCCGGCAACTGGACGGGATTCGCTGCGCCGGTGGTGACCGGCGACCTGCACTTGCATTCGGTGACGGCGAAGATTCCCGGCATCGCAGCGCCATTGCAGATTACGACTGCGGCGCTGCATCTCGCGCCCGACGTGGCCGCGGTTTACGACCTGGCGGCCAGCTTCTCCGGCACGCACCTGAGCTTCACCGGATCGATGCAGATGCCGAAAGATTGTCCGGCGAATCCCTGTCCCATCGCGTTCCAGTTGCGCGCCGACCGGTTGTCCACCGACGAGCTGAATTCCGTGATGAATCCGCGCGCGCTCAAGCGGCCGTGGTACGACATCCTGAGGGCGAGCCCGCAGCCATCCATGCTCCCGAAACTGAGCGCCGCCGGCACCGTCTCGGCAGCGCGCCTGGAGGTGAAGAGCCTGGCGGCAAAGCGCGCCAGCGGCAACGTCCGGCTCGAGGCCGGCGTGCTGACCGTCACCCACCTGCGGGCCGAGGTGCTTGGCGGTTCGGCCACGGGCGAGTTCCGCGGCGACTTCACCGGCGCGGAGCCGGCGTACACCATCAATGGCTCGCTGCAGCAGGCATCCATGGCAGCCGTCGCGGCGCTCATGCGCGACGCCTGGGCGACCGGCAAGGCCAATGCGACCTACAGGATTACCGCCTCGGGGTGGGACGCGGCGCAGCTTCGCGTTTCGGCCAGCGGCTCCCTGCTGTTCGATTGGCGCGACGGCACCCTGGCGCATGTCGCACTGAATGGCTTGCCGGCGCCGCTGCAAGTCCGCCAGTTTCATGGCGAACTGGCCGTTGCCGCCGGCCAACTCACGTTTAAGCCAAGCAAAATGGAGACTCCCGGCGGCATCTATGTAGTGAGCGGAACCGCTTCTTTCGACCGGCAACTCGGCCTCAGGCTGATGCGCGGCAAGACGGAAGGCTTTGACATCACCGGCACCGTCGAAAACCCGCAGGTAACGCCCGCCGCGCTGCCGACCACGCAGGCGGCCGCGATCAAGCCATGA
- a CDS encoding acyltransferase → MQRFEYRNLMPAPDAEKAYLGWIEHLHREFADRDVERRSVIVRDTLHEIYTGRQYEAPDPEKHSPVQLAQLHSFDPRNATLEPEYYGDLDAAKYNERKPLIWLWMMFDRSPLGLNHWLGFRMRYMIASHVLKHLGKNVKIFHGVEISFGYNLTIEDNCVIHKYVLLDDRGEIIIHEGSSVSDYANIYSHSHDLNDAMLVSNVTTEIGPKARITYHATVLSGVIIGEHGMVGSMAVVPKTVEPYHIVVGIPAKTVKVKTIAPAELQGAERKSGT, encoded by the coding sequence ATGCAGCGTTTCGAGTACCGCAACCTGATGCCTGCGCCCGACGCCGAGAAAGCGTACCTCGGCTGGATCGAGCACCTGCACCGTGAATTCGCCGACCGCGACGTTGAGCGCCGCAGCGTGATCGTGCGCGACACGCTGCACGAGATTTACACCGGGCGGCAGTATGAAGCGCCGGATCCGGAGAAGCACTCGCCTGTGCAGTTGGCGCAATTGCACTCCTTTGACCCCCGGAATGCCACGCTCGAGCCCGAATACTACGGCGACCTGGACGCCGCCAAATATAACGAGCGCAAGCCGCTGATCTGGTTGTGGATGATGTTCGACCGCTCGCCGCTGGGGCTGAACCACTGGCTCGGCTTCCGCATGCGGTACATGATTGCCTCGCATGTGCTCAAGCACCTGGGCAAGAACGTCAAGATTTTCCACGGGGTGGAGATCTCGTTCGGGTACAACCTGACCATCGAGGACAACTGCGTCATCCACAAGTACGTGCTGCTGGACGACCGGGGAGAAATCATCATTCACGAGGGCTCGTCGGTGTCCGATTACGCCAACATTTATTCCCACTCGCACGACCTCAATGACGCCATGCTGGTGAGCAACGTCACCACCGAGATCGGCCCCAAGGCGCGCATCACCTATCACGCGACCGTGCTGAGCGGAGTGATAATCGGCGAGCACGGCATGGTGGGCTCGATGGCGGTGGTACCGAAGACCGTGGAGCCTTACCACATCGTGGTGGGCATTCCGGCCAAGACGGTGAAGGTGAAGACGATTGCGCCGGCGGAATTGCAGGGAGCGGAGAGGAAGTCGGGAACGTAG
- a CDS encoding site-2 protease family protein, with protein MNRSHLEILYQIIAFVFAICVHESAHAWTANRCGDPTARMLGRISLNPIKHVDPIGTVLVPLLGMLSGIGFIGWAKPTPVDPHNLRHPVRDDILVSVAGPASNILLGILAVVGLFVVSRVPGQGPTSIGQPIALLCWAFLQVNILLAAFNLIPIPPLDGSHVVRHMLPEAGRRVYDMIGYVGILLLFFAGGPLIRAFEYPFVKFFGYLLSGI; from the coding sequence ATGAATCGTTCGCACCTAGAAATCCTGTATCAGATCATTGCGTTTGTGTTCGCAATCTGCGTGCACGAATCGGCGCACGCCTGGACGGCCAACCGGTGCGGCGATCCGACCGCGCGCATGCTGGGACGAATCTCGCTGAACCCGATCAAGCACGTGGACCCCATCGGCACGGTGCTGGTGCCACTGCTGGGGATGCTTTCTGGAATCGGCTTCATCGGCTGGGCCAAACCGACGCCGGTGGACCCGCACAACCTGCGCCACCCCGTACGCGACGACATTCTCGTTTCGGTGGCCGGCCCGGCCAGCAACATCCTGCTGGGAATCCTTGCGGTGGTGGGATTGTTCGTGGTGTCGCGAGTGCCGGGCCAGGGGCCGACCTCGATCGGGCAGCCGATCGCGTTGCTGTGCTGGGCGTTTCTGCAGGTCAACATCCTGCTGGCGGCGTTCAACCTGATTCCCATTCCGCCTCTGGACGGCAGCCACGTCGTCCGACACATGCTGCCCGAGGCGGGCAGGCGCGTGTACGACATGATCGGGTATGTCGGCATCCTGCTGCTATTTTTTGCCGGCGGGCCCCTGATCCGCGCTTTTGAGTATCCCTTCGTCAAGTTCTTCGGTTATCTTCTCTCGGGAATCTGA
- the trpS gene encoding tryptophan--tRNA ligase produces the protein MPHRTPQKPRVLSGMRSTGKLHLGNFVGALDNWVKLQDRYDCFFFVADWHALTTDYADTSHIKENSMEVLLDWLAAGLDPERCTLFIQSHVPQHAELHLLLSMITPLGWLERVPTYKEQRENIKEKDLGTYGFLGYPVLQSADILIYKADYVPVGEDQVPHVELTREIARRFNMFYSGKRAYVFPEPQPLLTPTPKLPGTDGRKMSKSYGNAIMLTDPEVEVRAKLKTMVTDPARVRRSDPGNPDVCPVGDLHKIFSDQETLAKVNAGCRSAGIGCIECKTWAANALVSVLTPMQERRRKYEENPKLAWDVIEAGGAKARKICDATMNLVRQSMGLTREFETPPKTAEVK, from the coding sequence ATGCCCCACCGCACCCCCCAAAAACCGCGGGTCCTGAGCGGCATGCGCTCCACCGGCAAGCTCCACCTGGGAAACTTCGTGGGCGCGCTGGATAACTGGGTCAAGCTGCAGGACCGCTACGATTGCTTCTTTTTTGTCGCCGATTGGCACGCGCTGACCACCGACTACGCCGACACCTCCCACATCAAAGAAAACTCGATGGAGGTGCTGCTGGACTGGCTGGCCGCCGGGCTCGATCCCGAGCGCTGCACCCTGTTCATCCAGTCGCACGTTCCGCAGCACGCGGAATTGCACCTGCTGCTGTCCATGATCACGCCGCTGGGCTGGCTGGAACGCGTGCCCACGTACAAGGAACAGCGCGAGAACATCAAGGAGAAGGACCTGGGGACCTACGGGTTTCTCGGCTACCCGGTGCTGCAGTCGGCCGACATCCTGATCTACAAGGCGGATTACGTTCCGGTCGGCGAGGACCAGGTGCCGCACGTGGAGTTGACCAGGGAGATCGCGCGGCGCTTCAACATGTTTTATAGCGGCAAGCGGGCGTACGTCTTCCCGGAGCCGCAGCCGCTGTTGACGCCGACGCCAAAACTGCCGGGCACCGACGGGCGCAAGATGTCGAAGTCGTATGGCAATGCGATCATGCTCACCGACCCGGAAGTCGAAGTGAGGGCGAAACTGAAGACCATGGTCACCGATCCGGCGCGGGTGCGGCGCAGCGATCCGGGCAATCCTGATGTGTGTCCGGTCGGCGACCTGCACAAGATCTTCAGCGATCAGGAGACGCTGGCGAAGGTGAACGCGGGGTGCCGCAGCGCCGGGATCGGATGCATCGAGTGCAAAACGTGGGCGGCGAATGCGCTGGTCAGCGTGCTCACGCCGATGCAGGAGCGGCGTCGCAAGTACGAGGAGAACCCGAAGCTGGCCTGGGACGTGATCGAAGCCGGGGGCGCAAAGGCGCGCAAGATCTGTGACGCAACCATGAACCTGGTGCGGCAATCGATGGGGTTGACGAGGGAGTTTGAGACGCCGCCAAAGACTGCGGAAGTGAAATAG
- a CDS encoding segregation/condensation protein A, translating to MPDLPQPVKQQKDTEFPFAVSVAEVYNGPLDLLLDLIRKQDIDIYDIPIAQITAQYLAYVERIKEFDVNVAAEFIYMASVLIQIKSRMLLPRDPSLPEDQQEDPRMELVNRLLEHERFKTAAQMLLQKSQIEDAVWSNPALKDFRDDAGAEPELAADVVDLVRVFQQIVERAKTRPVIDVDEDRVTVAQMIDFFRRRLSLEERPLRLKQLLGTLKSRPALISAFLALLEMVRLQAVLLRQDKVFSDIILKKNTMFDTVFGEGGEHAVRDDWK from the coding sequence ATGCCGGATTTGCCACAACCCGTTAAGCAACAGAAGGACACCGAGTTCCCGTTCGCGGTGTCGGTGGCGGAGGTGTATAACGGGCCGCTTGACTTGCTGCTCGACCTGATCCGCAAGCAGGACATTGACATCTACGACATTCCGATCGCGCAGATCACGGCGCAGTACCTGGCCTACGTGGAGCGGATCAAGGAATTCGACGTGAACGTGGCCGCCGAGTTCATTTACATGGCGTCGGTGCTCATCCAAATCAAGTCGCGCATGCTGCTGCCGCGGGACCCCTCGTTGCCGGAAGACCAGCAGGAAGACCCGCGCATGGAGCTGGTGAACCGGCTGCTGGAGCACGAGCGATTCAAGACGGCGGCGCAGATGCTGCTGCAGAAGTCGCAGATTGAGGACGCGGTGTGGTCGAACCCGGCGCTCAAGGACTTTAGAGATGATGCCGGCGCCGAGCCGGAACTGGCCGCCGATGTGGTGGACCTGGTGCGCGTGTTTCAGCAGATCGTGGAGCGCGCGAAAACGCGGCCGGTGATTGACGTGGACGAGGACCGGGTCACGGTGGCACAAATGATCGATTTTTTCCGGCGCAGGTTGTCGCTGGAAGAGCGCCCGCTGCGGCTGAAACAGTTGCTGGGCACGCTGAAATCGCGGCCGGCGCTGATCAGCGCGTTTCTTGCGCTGCTGGAAATGGTGCGGCTGCAGGCGGTGCTGCTGCGCCAGGACAAAGTTTTCTCCGACATCATCCTGAAGAAAAATACAATGTTCGATACGGTGTTTGGCGAGGGCGGCGAGCACGCGGTGCGGGATGACTGGAAGTGA
- the scpB gene encoding SMC-Scp complex subunit ScpB produces MAIKGQIEAIIYAAEEPVTLEQIALVLKDSVVAEHLLADAGLEGAALDAEVKKRVRAAIEELTAEYANSDRGMEVRQVAGGYRMGTKPEHHDVVRHFAKNLKPPVRLSMPALETLAVIAYKQPVTAPEISEIRGVDSSGVLATLLDRKLITTAGRKPVIGRPILYKTSKDFLLRFGLKDVTELPSLEEFEKLGSDQADLFQPPTPVAGEARIADARSPEEDVAAEVHAPSSEASPQPSAAPAAPEVES; encoded by the coding sequence ATGGCTATTAAAGGACAAATCGAAGCCATCATCTACGCCGCCGAAGAGCCGGTGACGCTGGAGCAGATCGCGCTCGTGCTCAAGGACTCCGTCGTCGCGGAGCATCTCCTGGCTGACGCCGGGCTGGAGGGCGCCGCGCTGGACGCCGAGGTCAAGAAGCGGGTGCGCGCGGCGATTGAGGAGCTGACCGCCGAGTACGCGAATTCGGATCGCGGCATGGAAGTGCGCCAGGTGGCCGGCGGATATCGCATGGGCACCAAGCCCGAGCATCACGACGTGGTGCGGCATTTCGCCAAGAACCTGAAGCCGCCGGTGCGGTTGTCGATGCCGGCGCTGGAAACACTGGCGGTGATTGCCTACAAGCAGCCGGTGACGGCGCCGGAAATTTCCGAGATCCGCGGCGTGGATTCCAGCGGGGTGCTGGCCACGCTGCTCGACCGCAAGCTGATCACGACCGCAGGTCGCAAGCCGGTGATCGGGCGGCCGATCTTGTACAAGACGAGCAAAGATTTTCTGCTGCGCTTCGGATTGAAGGACGTGACCGAGCTTCCCAGCCTGGAAGAATTCGAAAAGCTGGGGAGCGACCAGGCTGACCTCTTCCAGCCGCCAACTCCTGTTGCGGGCGAGGCGCGGATTGCGGATGCGCGCAGCCCGGAGGAAGACGTCGCCGCGGAAGTGCACGCCCCGTCGTCGGAAGCATCGCCGCAACCCTCCGCAGCGCCGGCCGCACCCGAAGTCGAATCCTGA
- a CDS encoding serine/threonine-protein phosphatase, with translation MQLARSIDVSVSGVHLGSLNAKLNLGEVFSLHCADRKAPFQVVWVGSGIIEDEAGLECLAPEVNVWKLDLSELTEDERLRREVDRARSVQRRLFPQEMPSLRTLDYCGHCTQARTVGGDYYDFVPMAPGEVGFVLADVCGKGIAAALLMANLHGSLQAQCALGSRDLPRLLASVNCHLHKHTEIERYVTVFFGCYSDHTRTLRYVNCGHNAPLLLRREGALERLDATATVLGLFREWEGSVVETQIEPGDILSMYTDGIIEARGKNGEEFGEARLLSALRQNRNLEAASLLGKVEQIVEEFRSGERHDDLTMIIARSR, from the coding sequence TTGCAGCTTGCCCGTTCTATCGATGTGTCAGTCTCGGGCGTACACCTTGGCAGCCTTAATGCAAAGCTGAATCTAGGGGAGGTCTTTAGCCTTCATTGTGCCGACCGGAAAGCGCCCTTTCAGGTAGTCTGGGTTGGTTCGGGAATAATAGAAGACGAGGCCGGTTTGGAGTGCTTGGCTCCAGAGGTCAACGTCTGGAAACTGGACTTATCTGAACTAACTGAAGATGAACGGCTTCGGCGGGAAGTCGACCGCGCTCGTAGCGTGCAGAGGAGGCTTTTTCCCCAGGAGATGCCTTCACTGCGGACTCTCGACTACTGCGGACACTGTACTCAGGCAAGAACCGTGGGAGGGGATTACTACGATTTTGTGCCGATGGCGCCAGGAGAAGTCGGGTTCGTGCTGGCGGACGTATGCGGTAAGGGGATCGCGGCCGCGCTGCTGATGGCCAATCTGCATGGGAGTCTGCAAGCGCAGTGTGCTCTCGGCTCCAGGGACCTTCCCCGACTGCTCGCTTCGGTAAACTGCCACTTGCACAAGCACACGGAGATCGAACGTTACGTCACCGTTTTCTTCGGTTGCTACAGCGACCACACGCGAACACTGCGTTACGTCAATTGTGGACATAATGCGCCTCTGCTGTTGCGCCGTGAAGGAGCCCTGGAGCGGCTGGACGCGACCGCGACGGTGCTGGGTTTGTTCCGCGAGTGGGAAGGCTCGGTCGTCGAAACGCAGATCGAACCGGGGGATATTCTGAGTATGTACACGGACGGAATTATCGAGGCGAGAGGCAAGAATGGAGAGGAGTTTGGCGAAGCCCGGCTCCTCAGCGCTCTGCGCCAGAACCGGAATCTGGAGGCTGCGTCCCTCTTGGGGAAGGTGGAACAAATTGTGGAAGAGTTTCGGTCAGGCGAGCGGCACGACGATCTAACTATGATCATTGCCCGCTCCCGGTAA
- a CDS encoding rRNA pseudouridine synthase, whose translation MPAERLQKIIAAAGIASRRRAEELITSGRVSVNGQIVSELGSKADPESDHIRVDGKLLRGPERHVYLVLNKPKGYVTTVTDPEGRPTVMNLVRGVGARVYPVGRLDYLSEGLLLMTNDGALVERLMHASSKVPKTYWVKVSGTPPEEAIEKLRRGIVLSPAPRRKREQNSHPVSPKPGTTRVEQPQKRRGEKAVKTAPAKIRLLKQAANPWYEVTLIEGRNRQIRRMFEQVGHHVEKIKRVRYGPLELDVESGRFRPLTVAEVGRLKAAVKQRAAR comes from the coding sequence ATGCCTGCTGAACGACTGCAGAAGATCATTGCCGCCGCCGGGATCGCGTCGCGCCGCCGTGCCGAAGAACTGATCACGTCGGGGCGCGTGTCGGTGAATGGCCAGATTGTCTCCGAACTGGGCAGCAAGGCCGACCCCGAGAGCGACCACATCCGGGTGGACGGCAAACTGCTGCGCGGTCCTGAGCGCCACGTTTACCTGGTCCTGAACAAGCCCAAGGGTTACGTGACGACGGTCACCGACCCGGAAGGCCGTCCTACGGTAATGAATCTGGTTCGCGGCGTGGGCGCTCGCGTTTACCCGGTCGGGCGGCTCGACTATCTGAGTGAGGGCCTGCTGCTGATGACCAACGATGGCGCGCTCGTCGAACGGCTGATGCACGCCTCGTCGAAGGTGCCCAAGACGTATTGGGTGAAGGTCAGCGGCACTCCGCCGGAGGAAGCGATCGAGAAGCTGCGGAGGGGGATCGTGCTGTCGCCTGCTCCGAGGCGTAAGCGAGAGCAAAACTCCCACCCTGTCTCGCCAAAACCGGGCACGACAAGGGTGGAGCAACCTCAAAAGCGACGCGGCGAAAAGGCGGTGAAGACTGCGCCGGCAAAGATCCGCTTGCTGAAACAAGCTGCCAATCCGTGGTACGAGGTGACGCTGATCGAAGGGCGGAACCGGCAGATCCGGCGCATGTTCGAGCAGGTCGGGCACCACGTGGAGAAGATCAAGCGGGTGCGCTACGGGCCACTGGAACTGGATGTGGAGAGCGGAAGATTCCGGCCGCTGACAGTGGCGGAGGTCGGGCGGCTGAAGGCGGCGGTGAAGCAGCGGGCGGCGCGGTAG